Proteins found in one Chitinivibrionales bacterium genomic segment:
- a CDS encoding adenylosuccinate lyase, with protein MANFPKSTSVYTNPLIERYSSNEMSKIFSSDYKFSTWRKLWLALAESEKDLGIPITDEQIEEMKANIFSIDYEKANDYERKMRHDVMAHVHTYGDICPKAKPIIHLGATSAFVGDNTDLIQIKEATILIIRRLRKVMEALKDFALKQQSTATLGFTHYQPAQLTTIGKRACLWLYDASMDLEELVAFVTGLPFRGAKGTTGTQASYLKLFNGNHEKVKQLDIMVAKKMGFERLIPVTGQTYTRKIDARITALLSGLAQTLHKIANDIRLLQNLKEIEEPFGTKQIGSSAMAYKRNPMRSERLTSLSRLIISLAQSPAMTAAEQWFERTLDDSANKRISIPESFLAADACCILAHDICNGLVVYPKVIEKHILQELPFMATENILMEGVQKGGNRQELHERIRVHSQEAAKKVKMEGGENDLLERIVSDPSFGITRKDLDRILKVSEFVGRAPEQIVEFIEERIEPLLQESAHFGSASAASVKV; from the coding sequence ATGGCAAATTTTCCAAAATCGACCTCGGTTTATACTAATCCGCTTATTGAGCGCTATTCGAGTAATGAGATGTCGAAAATTTTTTCATCCGATTACAAGTTTTCTACCTGGCGAAAACTCTGGCTTGCTTTAGCTGAAAGCGAAAAGGACCTCGGCATACCGATTACTGATGAACAAATCGAGGAAATGAAAGCGAATATATTCTCGATCGACTACGAAAAGGCGAACGACTACGAACGAAAAATGCGTCATGATGTGATGGCACATGTTCATACCTATGGTGATATATGCCCCAAAGCCAAACCGATCATCCATCTTGGTGCAACATCGGCATTTGTAGGCGATAATACCGATCTGATTCAGATAAAAGAGGCAACCATTCTCATAATCAGGCGACTCAGAAAGGTTATGGAGGCACTGAAAGATTTTGCGTTGAAACAGCAGTCAACCGCCACCCTGGGATTCACTCACTATCAGCCTGCACAGCTCACCACAATCGGTAAAAGAGCGTGCCTGTGGCTCTATGATGCCTCAATGGATCTCGAGGAACTCGTTGCATTTGTTACCGGACTGCCGTTCCGGGGAGCAAAAGGTACCACCGGCACTCAGGCCAGTTATCTGAAACTATTTAACGGCAACCACGAAAAAGTCAAGCAACTGGACATCATGGTAGCAAAGAAAATGGGTTTCGAGCGCCTTATTCCGGTAACTGGTCAGACCTATACGCGTAAAATCGACGCCCGAATTACTGCACTGTTATCGGGACTCGCCCAGACTCTTCACAAAATCGCAAACGATATCAGGCTGCTGCAGAACCTCAAAGAGATCGAAGAGCCTTTCGGCACGAAACAGATCGGCAGCTCTGCGATGGCCTATAAGCGAAATCCGATGCGATCGGAACGGCTGACATCCCTTTCCCGTTTAATCATCAGTCTCGCCCAGTCGCCGGCAATGACTGCCGCAGAGCAGTGGTTCGAGCGAACACTCGACGATTCGGCAAACAAACGGATATCCATTCCCGAATCATTTCTTGCCGCCGATGCCTGTTGTATTCTAGCTCATGATATTTGCAACGGCCTGGTTGTTTATCCGAAGGTCATTGAAAAGCATATCCTTCAGGAGCTTCCTTTTATGGCTACCGAGAACATCCTTATGGAGGGAGTACAGAAAGGCGGCAACCGTCAGGAGCTTCACGAACGTATCCGGGTGCACTCTCAGGAAGCGGCAAAAAAAGTCAAAATGGAAGGTGGAGAGAATGATCTTTTGGAAAGAATTGTTTCTGATCCGTCATTCGGGATCACACGGAAAGATCTCGACCGCATACTGAAAGTTTCGGAATTTGTTGGAAGAGCGCCCGAACAGATTGTAGAATTTATTGAAGAACGAATCGAACCGCTTTTACAAGAATCGGCTCACTTCGGCAGTGCATCGGCTGCTTCGGTGAAGGTATAA
- a CDS encoding histidinol-phosphatase HisJ family protein has product MLVDYHVHTPYCGHAQGKIVEYIESAIAAELTEIGFADHLGRYYLSRSQKRRYWDWGMDEAACERYFEEISGLQDAYKDDITIKIGLEVDYVAGVEDIAEKITDQFPFDFLLGSLHCIPRFGWRHLAETSVDDTSKIFAEYFIQACECLKSDTFQTLAHLDFIWRYTKWPRRKTIDVFKLINETVACAAQSNSCIEINANGYLWSQLYQVRGGDPFEHMVKAIKEYKVPITIGSDAHSPAHVAKIFPQLIEYLRHWGIKNVSVFTRKKRGKIPLGYD; this is encoded by the coding sequence GTGCTTGTCGATTATCATGTTCACACCCCCTATTGCGGTCATGCTCAGGGTAAGATTGTCGAGTATATCGAATCGGCCATAGCGGCCGAATTGACGGAAATCGGTTTTGCCGACCACCTTGGTCGCTATTATCTTTCCCGTTCACAAAAACGTCGCTACTGGGATTGGGGAATGGATGAAGCTGCCTGTGAACGCTACTTTGAAGAAATTTCAGGACTGCAAGATGCTTATAAAGACGATATTACGATCAAGATCGGTCTTGAAGTCGATTATGTAGCAGGTGTTGAAGATATTGCCGAAAAAATAACCGATCAGTTTCCTTTTGATTTCCTTTTAGGATCTCTCCACTGTATACCCAGGTTCGGATGGCGCCATCTTGCAGAGACTTCCGTTGACGATACAAGTAAAATTTTCGCCGAATATTTTATTCAGGCCTGTGAATGTTTAAAGTCGGATACGTTTCAAACGTTAGCCCATCTGGATTTCATATGGCGATATACGAAATGGCCCCGGCGGAAAACCATCGATGTTTTTAAGTTAATCAATGAAACAGTTGCCTGCGCCGCGCAATCGAATTCATGTATTGAAATAAATGCCAACGGCTATCTATGGTCTCAGTTGTATCAGGTAAGAGGCGGCGACCCCTTTGAGCATATGGTAAAAGCGATAAAGGAGTATAAAGTCCCGATCACCATCGGCTCCGACGCCCATTCTCCTGCTCATGTGGCAAAAATCTTCCCCCAGCTTATCGAGTATCTCAGGCACTGGGGAATAAAAAATGTCTCGGTATTTACCCGTAAAAAAAGAGGAAAAATACCCCTGGGATACGACTGA
- a CDS encoding anaerobic ribonucleoside-triphosphate reductase activating protein — MRDLPVGGWLKNSFIDFPGTVSTVLFFSGCNLRCGFCHNPTLVTGEYTEPLSVEEFDTFLAGRQGLIEGVVLSGGEPALHPEAAKLCVTLAREKGYKIKLDTNGMKPEIIGKLAPDYLALDVKTLPEKYRGMLKAPCEDAGKRLLQSIEIAKTMKDAAEIRITVVPGLIDRKSIEKIGRLCHGVHRIFLQPMQQNVELLDPAYTSITPFSHNEIVEFKDILQEYTETCSIRKG; from the coding sequence ATGCGAGACCTCCCAGTCGGTGGCTGGCTAAAAAATTCCTTTATCGATTTCCCGGGGACAGTTTCGACTGTCCTTTTTTTCTCAGGCTGCAATCTCAGGTGTGGATTCTGTCATAATCCCACGCTGGTGACTGGGGAATACACCGAACCGCTAAGTGTTGAGGAATTCGATACCTTTCTTGCCGGGCGGCAGGGGCTCATTGAAGGTGTTGTGCTCAGTGGGGGAGAACCGGCACTCCATCCCGAAGCCGCCAAATTATGTGTTACCCTGGCACGAGAAAAAGGATATAAAATCAAATTGGATACAAACGGCATGAAACCCGAAATTATCGGTAAACTCGCCCCCGACTACCTTGCCCTTGATGTTAAAACACTGCCGGAAAAATATCGAGGCATGCTTAAGGCGCCCTGTGAAGATGCAGGTAAAAGATTGTTGCAATCAATCGAAATTGCAAAAACCATGAAAGATGCTGCCGAAATAAGAATTACCGTTGTTCCCGGATTGATCGACAGAAAAAGCATCGAAAAAATAGGCCGCCTCTGCCATGGTGTTCATCGAATATTCCTGCAACCCATGCAGCAAAATGTCGAATTACTCGATCCTGCCTATACCAGTATCACTCCCTTTTCCCATAATGAGATTGTTGAATTCAAAGATATTCTGCAAGAGTATACAGAAACCTGCTCGATTCGAAAGGGGTAG
- a CDS encoding ribonucleoside triphosphate reductase: MISTIRKRDGKLVAYDSYKIANAIFKAAEAVGGKDFGLALSLSKRVEEIVSKKFHPNSIPAVEELQDLVEKVLIEHGHTRVAKAFILYREQHRRMREARDLALDISRTMDGYLKQEDWRVNENSNVNYSLGGLVLHNSGAITANYWLESIYDREISDAHRNGEIHIHDLSMFSGYCAGWSLRQLISEGLGGVKGKISSRPPKHLSTLIQQMVNFLGILQNEWAGAQAFSSFDTYLAPFVKVDNLSYEDVKQCIQSFIFGVNTPSRWGSQAPFTNITLDWVVPGDLKDQPAIVGGQPLDITYGQCQKEMDMINKAFLEVLISGDAEGRGFSYPIPTYNITENFNWNSENAELLFTMTGKYGTPYFQNFINSSLNPGDVRSMCCRLQLDKRELRNRGGGLFGADEFTGSIGVVTINLPRIGYLSSSREDYFSQLDHFMDVAKNSLEIKRRVITSLMNNGLFPYTRRYLRHWNNHFSTIGLIGMNESTINFIEKDLSHTEAREFAMEVLDHMRNKMIAYQEETGHLYNLEATPGEGTSYRLAKTDHDKFSRMIIPGGDSPYYTNSTQLPVNTTTDLFEALDMQNGIQKKYTGGTVFHAFIGEAIDDIEVTKKLVRKIAENYQVPYFTLSPTFSICSNHGYLKGEHFACPTCGEETEVYSRIVGYYRPVQNWNLGKKSEYKNRKTYQVDSTFRNNKPTLHAQTAVIAEDESVCETSQSVAG, from the coding sequence ATGATATCTACAATCAGAAAACGGGATGGAAAGCTTGTAGCCTACGACAGCTACAAAATCGCCAATGCAATTTTCAAAGCCGCCGAAGCTGTTGGAGGAAAAGATTTCGGTCTTGCGCTCTCTTTATCCAAACGTGTTGAAGAGATTGTTTCCAAAAAATTTCATCCCAATTCCATTCCTGCAGTTGAAGAGCTTCAGGATCTGGTTGAAAAGGTACTTATCGAACATGGTCATACCCGGGTAGCAAAAGCCTTTATCCTTTATCGGGAGCAGCATCGTCGTATGCGCGAGGCCCGTGATCTTGCTCTGGATATTTCCCGGACCATGGATGGCTATTTAAAACAGGAAGACTGGCGGGTCAACGAGAATTCGAATGTGAATTACTCTCTCGGCGGTCTGGTGCTTCACAACAGTGGCGCCATTACCGCAAATTACTGGCTTGAAAGTATCTACGATCGAGAGATCTCCGATGCTCATCGAAACGGCGAAATACATATCCACGATCTTAGCATGTTCTCCGGCTATTGCGCCGGCTGGTCACTCCGGCAACTTATTTCCGAGGGACTCGGCGGGGTTAAAGGAAAGATCTCATCACGCCCACCCAAACATCTTTCAACACTGATTCAGCAGATGGTCAATTTTCTGGGAATACTCCAGAATGAATGGGCAGGAGCACAGGCGTTTTCTTCTTTCGATACCTATCTTGCGCCTTTTGTAAAAGTAGACAACCTTTCCTACGAAGACGTGAAACAATGCATTCAGTCTTTTATTTTCGGTGTTAATACACCATCGCGGTGGGGGTCTCAGGCACCATTTACCAATATTACCCTAGACTGGGTGGTTCCCGGTGATCTAAAAGATCAGCCCGCAATTGTCGGTGGCCAGCCTCTGGATATTACCTACGGCCAGTGTCAGAAAGAAATGGATATGATTAACAAGGCGTTTTTGGAAGTCCTTATTTCGGGTGATGCCGAAGGCCGTGGATTTTCATATCCTATTCCAACGTATAATATTACCGAAAATTTCAACTGGAACAGCGAAAATGCCGAATTGCTGTTTACCATGACCGGTAAATACGGTACCCCTTATTTCCAGAATTTTATCAATTCTTCGCTTAATCCTGGTGATGTTCGCTCCATGTGCTGCCGTCTGCAGCTTGATAAACGTGAACTCCGCAACCGTGGAGGAGGCCTTTTCGGCGCCGATGAATTTACCGGCTCTATCGGAGTCGTTACTATCAATCTCCCCCGAATCGGCTATCTCTCATCATCGCGGGAAGACTATTTCAGCCAGCTCGATCATTTTATGGATGTTGCCAAAAATTCGTTGGAAATTAAACGGCGGGTCATTACCAGTCTCATGAACAATGGCCTCTTTCCCTATACACGACGGTATTTGCGCCATTGGAATAACCACTTCTCGACAATCGGTCTGATCGGTATGAACGAATCAACAATAAATTTCATAGAAAAAGACCTCTCTCATACCGAAGCCCGGGAATTTGCCATGGAAGTTCTTGATCATATGCGTAACAAGATGATCGCCTATCAGGAAGAGACCGGTCATTTGTATAATCTTGAAGCCACTCCCGGTGAGGGAACATCATACCGCCTTGCAAAAACCGACCATGATAAATTCTCCCGAATGATTATTCCGGGCGGTGACAGCCCTTATTATACCAACTCCACGCAGCTTCCTGTGAATACTACCACCGATCTGTTTGAAGCCCTCGACATGCAGAACGGAATCCAGAAAAAGTATACGGGTGGAACGGTTTTTCATGCCTTTATCGGTGAAGCTATCGATGACATTGAAGTTACCAAAAAGTTGGTAAGGAAAATTGCCGAAAATTATCAGGTCCCTTATTTTACGTTGTCGCCCACATTTTCGATCTGCAGTAATCACGGCTATCTGAAAGGCGAGCATTTTGCCTGTCCGACCTGCGGCGAAGAGACCGAAGTCTATTCACGGATCGTGGGTTACTACCGGCCGGTGCAAAACTGGAATCTCGGCAAAAAATCCGAGTATAAAAACCGGAAAACCTATCAGGTTGATTCCACATTTCGGAATAACAAACCAACACTGCATGCTCAAACCGCAGTTATAGCGGAAGATGAATCTGTATGCGAGACCTCCCAGTCGGTGGCTGGCTAA
- the pilO gene encoding type 4a pilus biogenesis protein PilO encodes MPVLKNGQPNKSKGSIEIKMNIPKIDFRNPKIRNAGIVILIGLAGVLLLYQMPLKTRQKALKELNEKQKKKQNELNVILAMKPQRNKLVKDLSHDSLRLDSLKSIFPDQKEIPKLIRDVTRVAHASGIHTRKFNPLPDLEKEYYIENRYSLSVIGGYHQLAHFISFLANLPLLVNLSDVSLMANPEMQRTIEEHENHGTPIQTVSVSFTMTTFSSKR; translated from the coding sequence ATGCCGGTCTTGAAAAACGGGCAACCGAATAAAAGTAAAGGCAGCATTGAGATAAAGATGAATATCCCGAAAATAGATTTTCGAAATCCTAAAATCCGTAACGCGGGAATAGTAATTCTCATCGGACTGGCAGGGGTGCTGCTGCTCTATCAGATGCCCCTGAAGACGAGGCAGAAAGCCCTTAAGGAACTCAATGAAAAACAGAAAAAGAAACAGAACGAACTGAATGTCATTCTTGCTATGAAACCACAGCGGAACAAACTGGTCAAGGATTTGTCACACGATAGTCTTCGGCTTGATTCTTTAAAGTCTATATTTCCCGATCAGAAAGAAATTCCAAAGCTTATTAGAGATGTAACACGGGTTGCCCATGCATCGGGAATCCATACCCGTAAATTCAATCCCCTTCCCGATCTCGAAAAGGAATATTATATCGAAAACCGGTATTCACTGTCGGTGATCGGTGGATATCATCAGTTAGCGCATTTTATCAGTTTTCTGGCCAACCTGCCGTTACTGGTCAATCTCAGCGATGTCTCTTTGATGGCTAACCCCGAGATGCAAAGGACTATTGAGGAGCATGAAAATCACGGGACACCTATACAAACGGTATCGGTCAGTTTTACTATGACAACATTTTCATCAAAAAGGTGA
- the pilM gene encoding type IV pilus assembly protein PilM, translating into MNWLQKLRGEHTSVGLDIGNHSLKLAKIRHLRQGYILEATGIKELPAGTIEGSEIKNKETLIDSIMTLVNQCDPSIVEVVMSMSGHGIISDKCTFKINPNENAEEFILWEAGQRSPFDVDDITLDYRILHRNHDTNEVEVLLVAAKNQIMQNYIDLLYDAGLKPILIDVDAFAINNCYALEAQNRTDSGVVMLLNIGHDLSSVTFIKNGLFHSSRDISTAGDFFVKTLQRNTGVSSEETVNILKGRGDVDIDDHLIQRSIEYAAEELSSGIDLAFSYFKSSEKNETIDKIVISGGGAYIEGIKEYLEMRHETTVQISNPLSFLQYDPDLFGSVDPQKISALLSVAIGLGLRKVSD; encoded by the coding sequence ATGAACTGGCTTCAAAAATTACGGGGTGAACATACTTCCGTCGGACTCGATATCGGTAACCATTCTCTGAAATTGGCGAAGATACGACATCTACGGCAGGGGTATATATTGGAAGCGACCGGCATAAAAGAGTTGCCGGCAGGTACTATCGAAGGCAGCGAGATTAAAAACAAAGAGACCCTGATCGATTCCATTATGACCCTGGTTAATCAGTGCGATCCATCGATTGTTGAAGTGGTCATGTCCATGTCCGGGCACGGCATTATTTCCGATAAATGCACGTTTAAAATCAATCCCAATGAAAACGCCGAAGAGTTCATTTTATGGGAAGCCGGCCAACGAAGTCCCTTTGATGTTGATGATATTACGCTCGATTATCGAATATTACATCGGAATCACGATACCAATGAAGTTGAGGTTCTTCTGGTTGCCGCAAAAAATCAGATTATGCAGAATTATATCGATCTGCTCTACGATGCGGGACTGAAACCGATTCTTATTGATGTCGATGCCTTTGCCATTAATAATTGTTATGCCCTGGAAGCGCAAAATCGTACTGATTCGGGCGTCGTTATGCTTCTGAACATCGGCCATGATCTCAGCAGTGTTACCTTTATAAAAAACGGTCTTTTCCATTCCTCCCGGGATATCTCCACGGCCGGAGATTTTTTTGTTAAAACCCTGCAGCGGAATACGGGGGTAAGTAGCGAAGAGACGGTGAATATTCTCAAAGGTCGGGGTGATGTTGATATCGATGATCATTTGATACAGCGGAGTATCGAATATGCGGCTGAGGAACTGTCATCGGGAATCGATTTGGCATTTTCCTATTTCAAAAGTTCCGAAAAAAATGAAACTATTGATAAAATAGTGATCAGCGGAGGTGGGGCCTATATCGAAGGCATTAAAGAATATCTGGAAATGCGCCATGAAACCACCGTGCAGATCTCAAATCCACTTTCTTTTTTGCAGTATGATCCCGACCTCTTCGGATCGGTAGATCCGCAGAAAATTTCGGCACTCCTGTCCGTTGCTATTGGGCTCGGGCTCAGGAAAGTGAGCGATTGA
- a CDS encoding 23S rRNA (pseudouridine(1915)-N(3))-methyltransferase RlmH: protein MSFSIDILACGKKTHWMTADIERYVKLIRPFTPLYFTWVKCGATGETHSKKTSATLSQNLVQNAYIAGLSERGTLMNSMQFARWLDEKRGRGKTLLFALGGAYGLPEWIERECNEFVSLSPLTFPHKLAFHVLVEQIYRAFTILHNHPYHK, encoded by the coding sequence ATGAGCTTTTCCATAGACATACTGGCATGCGGGAAAAAAACGCACTGGATGACCGCAGATATCGAGCGATATGTAAAACTGATTCGCCCTTTCACTCCTCTATACTTTACCTGGGTAAAATGCGGTGCAACCGGTGAAACCCACTCAAAAAAAACATCCGCCACCCTTTCTCAGAATCTGGTTCAGAATGCCTATATCGCAGGCTTGTCTGAAAGGGGAACATTAATGAACAGCATGCAATTTGCCCGCTGGCTCGACGAAAAGAGAGGTCGGGGAAAAACACTCCTCTTTGCCCTTGGTGGCGCCTATGGGTTACCCGAATGGATCGAACGTGAGTGCAATGAGTTTGTCAGCCTTTCGCCCTTAACCTTCCCCCATAAATTGGCATTTCATGTTCTTGTTGAACAGATTTATAGAGCATTTACTATTTTACATAATCATCCTTATCATAAATAA
- a CDS encoding HDOD domain-containing protein, with product MREKAEIRRSLEKISTIPTLPSVIDQIARLLQNPQTTAEEVGKAITTDPALASKVLKLVNSAFYGFPGKIGTITHAIVILGFSTVKNVVLTASIFDFFKSRNNMHPDFDMKKFWIHSLASGAASQAIAKHIGFSEKEECFIAGLIHDIGKVILCQYFPEEFIEIVTRVKEKDILFYESEKELLDSTHQEIGGMVVERWNIPANLQDVVRYHHCPAPSRNSYTITAIVHCADILIRAMDHGYGGDNKVPMISEQVWNDLGMNNLSLPPLLEDIDDEIDKATGLMSLV from the coding sequence ATGAGAGAAAAAGCCGAAATCCGGCGATCGCTGGAAAAAATATCAACTATCCCGACCCTTCCTTCAGTTATCGATCAGATAGCCCGTTTGTTGCAGAATCCGCAGACAACGGCAGAGGAGGTCGGGAAAGCAATTACCACCGATCCAGCTCTTGCTTCCAAAGTTCTCAAACTTGTCAATTCGGCTTTTTATGGATTTCCCGGCAAAATAGGAACCATAACTCATGCAATTGTTATTCTGGGTTTCTCCACAGTCAAAAATGTCGTTCTGACCGCTTCAATTTTCGATTTCTTTAAAAGCAGGAACAACATGCATCCCGATTTCGACATGAAAAAATTCTGGATTCATTCTCTTGCTTCCGGGGCCGCATCCCAGGCCATTGCAAAGCATATCGGATTCAGCGAAAAAGAAGAATGCTTTATTGCCGGACTCATTCATGATATCGGTAAGGTGATTCTCTGCCAGTATTTTCCCGAAGAATTCATTGAAATTGTTACGAGAGTGAAGGAAAAAGACATTCTCTTTTACGAAAGCGAAAAAGAGCTGCTCGACAGTACCCATCAGGAAATCGGCGGCATGGTCGTGGAACGATGGAATATTCCTGCAAACCTTCAGGATGTTGTCCGTTATCACCATTGTCCGGCACCTTCCAGAAACTCCTATACCATTACGGCCATTGTTCATTGTGCCGATATTCTGATCAGAGCCATGGATCATGGATACGGTGGTGATAATAAAGTCCCGATGATTTCCGAACAGGTATGGAATGATCTGGGAATGAACAATCTTTCTCTGCCACCGTTGCTTGAGGACATCGATGATGAAATCGATAAGGCAACGGGACTCATGTCTCTTGTATGA